A genome region from Lucilia cuprina isolate Lc7/37 chromosome 3, ASM2204524v1, whole genome shotgun sequence includes the following:
- the LOC111685312 gene encoding uncharacterized protein LOC111685312 yields the protein MLPKSKILHFGLFLFLIINAVQAKPSKDTEGKVETKDDKKNDEFPEEDSDMLMEPNDFGPITILRSQERQFHEPSSTQQFRPLPNARYIARSDVSSAARVSSIDSHSQAAQNYYPPFYREAPPLGHSRPYFPLSDAPIVPKYAEGRPEGNLGPGLPPNQRAAGFDHSILGSGDFGVIRGGTFYPEEEMPYHPEDSIDFVQKYTYPEEQFAHFRDFADINTPVDTAFSHFVVVYQAKNSTKPASHPHPKNIFEQLELLDKEKATEEKKLKKPKHTSKSKTKLAKTKLQQKKYKKKATSSPTTVAKDIEEEPLLALS from the exons aTGTTGCCAAAATCAAAAATACTgcattttggtttatttttatttttaataataaatgccGTGCAAGCGAAACCCTCAAAGGATACCGAGGGTAAAGTGGAGACAAAAGATGATAAGAAAAATG ATGAATTTCCCGAGGAAGATTCAGATATGCTAATGGAACCTAATGATTTTGGTCCTATAACTATATTACGCTCTCAAGAGCGTCAATTTCATGAACCATCCTCTACACAACAATTTCGTCCTTTACCTAATGCAAGATATATAGCCAGATCAGATGTTTCCAGTGCAGCACGTGTTAGCTCCATCGATTCTCATTCACAAGCGGCACAAAATTACTATCCACCCTTTTACAGGGAGGCACCACCACTAGGACACTCTCGTCCTTATTTTCCTCTATCAGATGCTCCCATAGTACCCAAATATGCGGAAGGCAGACCCGAAGGTAATTTAGGACCCGGTCTGCCCCCCAATCAAAGAGCAGCTGGTTTTGATCATAGTATTTTGGGTTCTGGAGATTTTGGTGTAATACGTGGTGGCACATTCTATCCTGAAGAAGAAATGCCCTATCATCCGGAGGACAGCATAGATTTTGTACAGAAATATACTTATCCTGAAGAACAATTTGCTCATTTCCGTGATTTTGCCGATATAAATACACCAGTCGATACTGCCTTCTCACACTTTGTGGTTGTCTATCAAGCAAAGAATTCCACAAAACCAGCCTCACATCCTCATccgaaaaatattttcgaacaaCTAGAGCTATTAGATAAGGAAAAAGCTACCGaggaaaagaaattgaaaaaaccCAAACACACTAGTAAGTCAAAAACAAAGTTGGccaaaacaaaactacaacaaaagaaatataagaaaaaagccACCTCATCACCAACAACGGTGGCAAAAGATATTGAAGAAGAACCTTTATTGGCTTTAAGTTAA